From a single Candidatus Methanomethylicota archaeon genomic region:
- a CDS encoding DUF120 domain-containing protein: MKDEAWFTLYQIFKIGGYKGVVLIGTSELGKIMGLSQQTASRRLLELLKEGYIERELTPKGQNIIITKKGFEALREVYEVLRMGFEEYERTYYLKGVVFTGFGEGAYYVTKYSKQFEEKLGFKPYPGTLNLRLKSPEDIKIRKELELLPGILIKGFLNEGRSYGDVKCFKVKIFNEIDGALLIISRTHYGSDVVEIISKENLREKFKLKDGDNVFLKIII; encoded by the coding sequence ATGAAGGATGAGGCTTGGTTTACACTTTATCAAATATTTAAAATAGGAGGTTATAAAGGAGTAGTATTAATTGGAACAAGTGAACTTGGAAAGATTATGGGATTATCACAACAAACAGCTTCAAGAAGATTATTAGAATTATTAAAAGAAGGTTATATAGAAAGAGAACTTACTCCAAAAGGACAAAATATAATTATAACAAAAAAAGGATTTGAAGCTTTAAGAGAAGTCTATGAAGTATTAAGAATGGGATTTGAAGAATATGAAAGAACTTATTATTTAAAAGGTGTGGTTTTTACAGGATTTGGAGAAGGAGCTTATTATGTAACAAAATATAGTAAACAATTTGAAGAAAAATTAGGTTTTAAACCATATCCTGGAACTTTAAATTTAAGATTAAAATCTCCAGAAGATATAAAAATTAGAAAAGAACTTGAACTTCTTCCTGGAATATTAATAAAAGGTTTTTTAAATGAAGGAAGAAGTTATGGTGATGTAAAATGTTTTAAAGTAAAAATTTTTAATGAAATTGATGGTGCTCTTTTAATAATAAGTAGAACACATTATGGAAGTGATGTTGTTGAAATAATATCAAAAGAAAATTTAAGAGAGAAATTTAAATTAAAAGATGGAGATAATGTTTTTTTAAAAATTATTATTTAG
- a CDS encoding endonuclease V, with amino-acid sequence MDFKKAILAQELIAKKVIEKKLEREPNLICGMDVSYNNEIGVGVAVVLSFPTLELLNYVVIKDKAPIPYIPTFLAFREMQFLFKLFKRIKAELFMINGHGICHPRGCGIATQFGVAFKVPTIGIAKGLLKGLKLKNDYVLLNERIVGKKLNNIYVSIGNMITLEEAIEIVLKCMKNSIPEPIRIAHNLSRRFINEG; translated from the coding sequence ATGGATTTTAAAAAAGCAATTCTTGCTCAAGAATTAATAGCAAAAAAAGTAATAGAGAAAAAACTTGAGAGAGAACCAAATTTAATATGTGGAATGGATGTTTCATATAATAATGAAATTGGAGTAGGAGTGGCTGTAGTATTATCTTTTCCTACTCTTGAATTATTAAATTATGTAGTAATAAAAGATAAAGCTCCAATACCTTATATTCCAACTTTTTTAGCTTTTAGAGAAATGCAATTTTTATTTAAATTATTTAAAAGAATTAAAGCTGAATTATTTATGATAAATGGTCATGGAATTTGTCATCCAAGAGGATGTGGAATTGCTACTCAATTTGGTGTTGCATTTAAAGTACCAACTATAGGAATTGCAAAAGGATTATTAAAAGGTTTAAAATTAAAAAATGATTATGTTTTATTAAATGAAAGAATAGTTGGTAAAAAATTAAATAATATTTATGTAAGTATAGGAAATATGATTACATTAGAAGAAGCTATAGAAATTGTTTTAAAATGTATGAAAAATTCTATTCCTGAACCAATAAGAATTGCTCATAATCTTTCAAGGAGGTTTATTAATGAAGGATGA
- a CDS encoding FAD synthase, which produces MGKRVLASGCFDLIHYGHLRYLEEAKKLGGEGAELIVVVARDSTIIKRKGHPPIMNEEHRRALVEALKPVDKAILGKEDFDIFSIIEEVKPDIIALGYDQKEIEEILLNKKIGIKIIRLEKYGNISSSMIREMIKNSK; this is translated from the coding sequence ATGGGTAAAAGAGTATTGGCTTCTGGTTGTTTTGATTTAATTCATTATGGACATTTAAGATATTTAGAAGAAGCAAAAAAACTAGGTGGAGAAGGAGCTGAATTAATTGTTGTAGTAGCAAGAGATTCTACTATAATTAAAAGAAAAGGACATCCTCCAATAATGAATGAAGAACATAGAAGAGCTTTAGTTGAAGCATTAAAACCAGTGGATAAAGCTATACTTGGTAAAGAAGATTTTGATATTTTTTCAATTATTGAAGAAGTAAAACCTGATATAATTGCATTAGGTTATGATCAAAAAGAAATTGAAGAAATTTTATTAAATAAAAAAATTGGAATAAAAATTATAAGATTAGAAAAATATGGAAATATAAGTTCTTCTATGATAAGAGAAATGATAAAGAATTCTAAATAA